In a single window of the Elaeis guineensis isolate ETL-2024a chromosome 4, EG11, whole genome shotgun sequence genome:
- the LOC105054433 gene encoding LOW QUALITY PROTEIN: mitochondrial import receptor subunit TOM9-2 (The sequence of the model RefSeq protein was modified relative to this genomic sequence to represent the inferred CDS: deleted 1 base in 1 codon) has product MSSSQGRRGSLPGTSRDGEGLLSRVSSSISQSPIVYRGKVAASEAATVSKKLLWSTGRAAWIAGTTFLVLVVPLIIEMDREQQMNELEMQQASLLGTSSPSMAGPAPPK; this is encoded by the exons ATGTCTTCTTCCCAGGGCCGAAGGGGGTCTCTCCCAGGGACGAGCCGCGACGGCGAGGGTCTGCTTTCCAGGGTCTCGAGCTCCATCTCGCAGTCCCCGATCGTT TACCGCGGGAAGGTCGCCGCCTCCGAGGCTGCCACCGTCTCCAAGAAGCTCCTCTGGAGCACTGGCCGCGCTGCCTGGATCGCCGGCACCACCTTCCTCGTCCTCGTGGTTCCCCTGATCATCGAGATGGACCGGGAGCAGCAGATGAACGAGCTCGAGATGCAGCAGGCCAGCCTACTCGGCACCTCCTCGCCCTCCATGGCCGGCCCCGCCCCTCCCAAGTGA
- the LOC105044169 gene encoding pentatricopeptide repeat-containing protein At1g33350, with amino-acid sequence MPSNPGTQPAFNKRILSLLDKCANLSHLKQLQAFVIASGHGQTQFYCFKLVRFCALVLADLHYARLIFDNLRVPNVYLYTALLTAYSSHSDSASALHLFNLMLRRRRSRPNEFIYPHVLKACSDSSSLGLVRSVHSRILKTGFDGYAVVQTSVLDAYSRFSDLGTARLLFDELPERNVVSWTALISGYARVGKIGNAIALFEEMPERDVPSWNAVIAGCTQNGSFSEAFSLFGRMVLEGARPNQTTVSCVLSACGHLGMLRLGKWVHGYIFKSHIGHSPFVSNALIDMYGKCGSLKEARWIFSMLTDKSLTAWNSMINCLALHGHSESAIATFKEMELEVIKPDEVTFVGLLNACTHGGLVDEGITYFNSMSQDYQIEHQIEHYGCIIDLLCRAGRFEDAMEILRGMRIEPDEVVWGSLLNGCRIYGNTELAELAVRKLLEIDPNNVDYGVMLANLYSERGKWGEVGNVRKMLKEWGGKKLPGCSWIEVDSKVHRFYSGDKFHPEAEEIYKVLEVLLGLIEA; translated from the coding sequence ATGCCGTCCAACCCCGGCACTCAACCTGCCTTCAACAAACGCATCCTTTCCCTCCTGGACAAATGCGCCAATCTCAGCCATCTCAAGCAACTCCAAGCCTTCGTCATCGCCAGCGGCCATGGCCAGACTCAATTCTACTGCTTCAAGCTCGTCCGCTTCTGCGCCCTCGTCCTCGCCGACCTCCACTACGCCCGTCTCATCTTCGACAACCTCCGCGTCCCCAATGTCTACCTTTACACCGCTCTGCTCACCGCCTACTCCTCCCActccgactccgcctccgccctCCACCTCTTCAACCTCATGCTCCGCCGCCGCCGCTCTCGCCCCAACGAATTTATCTACCCTCATGTCTTGAAAGCTTGCTCGGATTCCTCTAGTCTTGGTTTGGTTAGATCGGTGCATTCACGTATTCTGAAAACCGGCTTTGATGGTTACGCCGTGGTACAGACCTCTGTCCTAGATGCGTACTCTAGATTCTCAGATCTTGGCACTGCAAGACTGCTGTTTGATGAATTGCCTGAAAGAAATGTGGTTTCTTGGACCGCTTTGATTTCCGGGTACGCGCGGGTCGGGAAGATCGGCAATGCCATTGCGTTATTCGAGGAGATGCCCGAGAGAGATGTGCCATCGTGGAATGCGGTGATAGCCGGATGCACCCAGAACGGGTCCTTCTCTGAGGCGTTCTCGCTGTTCGGGAGAATGGTTTTGGAGGGGGCCCGGCCGAATCAGACAACTGTGTCGTGCGTGCTCTCAGCTTGTGGTCACCTTGGCATGCTTCGGCTTGGGAAATGGGTGCATGGGTATATCTTCAAGAGCCATATTGGTCATAGTCCCTTTGTCTCAAATGCACTGATTGATATGTATGGGAAATGTGGGAGCTTGAAGGAAGCGAGGTGGATCTTCAGTATGTTGACTGACAAAAGCTTAACAGCATGGAATTCTATGATCAATTGTCTGGCACTTCACGGGCATAGTGAGAGTGCAATTGCGACATTTAAGGAGATGGAGCTTGAGGTCATCAAGCCCGATGAGGTCACATTTGTGGGGCTTTTGAATGCTTGTACTCATGGAGGATTGGTCGATGAAGGAATCACTTATTTCAACTCCATGAGCCAGGACTACCAGATCGAACACCAGATTGAGCATTATGGGTGTATCATTGACCTTCTTTGTAGGgctggaagatttgaagatgcAATGGAGATTTTGAGGGGTATGAGAATCGAGCCTGATGAAGTTGTGTGGGGGTCCTTGCTTAATGGCTGTAGGATTTATGGGAATACAGAGTTAGCAGAATTGGCAGTTAGGAAGCTGCTGGAGATAGACCCAAATAATGTTGACTATGGTGTTATGTTGGCAAACTTATACAGTGAACGTGGTAAATGGGGAGAGGTGGGGAACGTCAGGAAGATGTTGAAGGAGTGGGGAGGGAAGAAGTTGCCTGGATGCAGTTGGATTGAGGTGGATAGCAAAGTTCACCGGTTTTATTCTGGTGATAAGTTCCATCCCGAAGCCGAGGAGATTTATAAGGTCCTAGAAGTGCTGCTTGGATTGATAGAAGCATGA
- the LOC105044167 gene encoding LOW QUALITY PROTEIN: ammonium transporter 1 member 2 (The sequence of the model RefSeq protein was modified relative to this genomic sequence to represent the inferred CDS: inserted 1 base in 1 codon): protein MSTPACSASDLAPLLGGAGNFSAAAAAQYICNQLDTVALQLQDAASAIDTTYLLFSAYLVFAMQLGFAMLCAGSVRAKNTMNIMLTNVLDAAAGALFYYLFGFAFAFGAPSNGFIGRHFFGLKRIPQQXLDYSYFLFQWAFAIAAAGITSGSIAERTQFVAYLIYSSFLTGFVYPVVSHWFWSSDGWASPSRPVGESVLFHSGVIDFAGSGVVHLVGGVAGLWGALIEGPRIGRFDHTGRSVALRGHSASLVVLGTFLLWFGWYGFNPGSFINIDKSYGPTGSIHGQWSAVGRTAVTTTLAGCTGALTTLFGKRLQTGHWNVIDVCNGLLGGFAAITAGCSVVDPWAAVICGFVAAWVLIGLNKLAAKVKFDDPLEATQLHGGCGAWGIIFTGLFAREKYVNEVYSGRPGRPYGLFMGGGGRLLGAQVVQILVIAGWVSCTMGPLFYALHRMGLLRISAEDEMAGMDLTRHGGFAYVYQDEGSGRGEDATGGFVLKSSNVRVEPKPTNQV from the exons ATGTCAACCCCGGCGTGCTCGGCATCGGACCTGGCCCCGCTCCTCGGCGGCGCCGGCAACTTCTCTGCTGCCGCGGCAGCGCAGTATATCTGCAATCAGTTGGATACGGTTGCGCTCCAACTCCAAGACGCCGCCTCCGCCATCGACACAACCTACCTTCTCTTCTCTGCCTATCTCGTCTTCGCCATGCAACTAGGCTTCGCCATGCTCTGCGCAGGATCTGTCCGGGCTAAGAACACCATGAACATCATGCTCACCAACGTCCTCGACGCCGCCGCCGGTGCCCTCTTCTACTATCTCTTCGGTTTCGCCTTCGCCTTCGGGGCCCCCTCTAACGGTTTCATCGGCCGCCACTTTTTCGGCCTCAAGCGCATCCCCCAGC GGTTGGACTACTCCTACTTCCTCTTCCAGTGGGCCTTTGCCATCGCGGCCGCCGGGATCACTTCCGGCTCCATCGCCGAGCGCACTCAGTTCGTCGCCTACCTTATCTACTCTTCCTTCCTCACGGGCTTCGTTTATCCAGTCGTCTCCCACTGGTTCTGGTCCAGCGATGGCTGGGCGTCCCCCTCCCGACCGGTCGGCGAGTCCGTCCTGTTCCATTCCGGCGTCATCGACTTCGCCGGATCCGGCGTGGTCCACCTCGTCGGCGGCGTCGCCGGCCTCTGGGGTGCCCTCATCGAGGGCCCCCGCATCGGGCGCTTCGACCACACTGGCCGGTCCGTGGCGCTCCGCGGCCACTCCGCCTCCCTCGTCGTCCTCGGTACCTTCCTCCTCTGGTTCGGCTGGTATGGCTTCAACCCGGGTTCCTTCATCAATATAGACAAATCCTACGGCCCGACCGGGTCCATCCACGGGCAGTGGTCCGCCGTCGGCCGCACCGCTGTCACGACCACCCTCGCGGGCTGCACGGGGGCGCTGACCACCCTCTTCGGGAAGCGCCTCCAGACGGGGCACTGGAACGTGATCGACGTCTGCAACGGCCTCCTCGGTGGATTCGCGGCGATCACCGCCGGGTGCTCCGTGGTGGACCCCTGGGCGGCGGTGATCTGCGGCTTCGTGGCGGCGTGGGTGCTGATCGGCCTGAACAAGTTGGCAGCGAAGGTGAAGTTCGACGACCCCCTGGAGGCGACGCAGCTCCACGGCGGCTGCGGGGCATGGGGGATCATCTTCACGGGCCTGTTCGCACGTGAGAAGTACGTGAACGAGGTGTATTCAGGGCGGCCGGGGAGGCCGTACGGGCTCTTCATGGGAGGAGGAGGGAGGCTCCTTGGGGCGCAAGTCGTTCAGATACTGGTGATCGCTGGATGGGTGAGCTGCACGATGGGCCCCCTCTTCTACGCGCTGCACCGCATGGGGCTGCTCAGGATCTCGGCGGAGGACGAGATGGCCGGGATGGATCTCACGCGCCACGGGGGCTTCGCCTACGTCTACCAGGACGAGGGCTCCGGCAGGGGCGAGGATGCCACCGGCGGGTTCGTGCTCAAGTCTTCGAACGTGAGGGTCGAGCCCAAGCCCACCAATCAGGTTTAG